One window from the genome of Prosthecobacter sp. SYSU 5D2 encodes:
- a CDS encoding nucleoside permease has translation MKSPAAKKLFVMMVLEFFIWGAWLPLIWGYMGKDGLNFTDAQITWVGSAFAISSILGIFFSNQFADRNFAAEKFMSFSHLVGGLAIMGMYWAKDFPTFFGLMLVHSMLYVPTISVSNSIAFTHLKDAQKEFGLVRMGGTIGWMLAAWPLYFVLEGKAGAEAVSASRNIFLVSGISSLVLAVFSLSLPHTPPKPAKAGESGFAWLHAVKFLKKPFLLVLFIVTFIDSTIHNGYFLMAGGFLGSSTVGIDAQWIMPVMSIGQIAEIITMAMLGWFLSRMGWKTTMILGVLGHAARFAVFAFMPENQTMIILVQVLHGICYAFFFATLYIFIDAAFPKDVRSSAQGLFNLLVLGLGDLAAKWIFIPLQGSLTTDGVVNYRELFLWPTGMSLAAAVLLLFAFWPPKDLDAPAEVGH, from the coding sequence ATGAAATCCCCTGCTGCCAAAAAGCTGTTCGTCATGATGGTCCTGGAGTTTTTTATCTGGGGGGCGTGGCTGCCGCTGATCTGGGGGTATATGGGAAAGGACGGGCTAAATTTTACAGATGCGCAGATCACCTGGGTGGGCAGTGCGTTCGCCATCTCCTCCATCCTGGGAATCTTTTTCAGCAACCAGTTTGCCGACCGGAATTTCGCGGCGGAAAAGTTCATGTCATTCAGCCACCTTGTCGGCGGTCTGGCGATCATGGGCATGTATTGGGCGAAAGATTTCCCCACCTTCTTTGGGCTGATGCTGGTGCACTCGATGCTTTATGTGCCGACGATTTCCGTGTCCAATTCCATTGCCTTCACGCATTTGAAGGATGCGCAGAAGGAGTTTGGCCTGGTGCGCATGGGTGGAACCATCGGCTGGATGCTGGCAGCGTGGCCACTTTATTTTGTGCTGGAAGGCAAGGCGGGGGCTGAGGCGGTGTCGGCCAGCCGCAATATTTTCCTGGTTTCCGGCATCTCCTCCCTGGTGTTGGCGGTATTCAGCCTGAGCCTGCCCCACACACCGCCAAAACCCGCCAAGGCAGGAGAAAGCGGTTTTGCCTGGCTGCATGCGGTGAAGTTTTTGAAGAAGCCGTTTCTCCTGGTGCTGTTCATTGTCACCTTCATTGATTCCACCATTCACAACGGGTACTTCCTGATGGCTGGCGGGTTCCTGGGCAGCTCCACGGTGGGCATTGACGCGCAGTGGATCATGCCGGTGATGAGCATTGGCCAGATTGCGGAAATCATTACGATGGCCATGCTGGGCTGGTTCCTTTCCCGAATGGGCTGGAAAACGACGATGATCCTAGGGGTGTTGGGCCACGCGGCGCGGTTTGCGGTGTTTGCCTTCATGCCGGAAAACCAGACGATGATTATCCTGGTGCAGGTGCTGCATGGCATCTGCTATGCCTTCTTCTTTGCCACGCTGTACATTTTCATTGATGCGGCATTCCCCAAAGACGTGCGGTCCAGTGCGCAGGGACTCTTCAACCTGCTGGTGCTTGGTCTGGGAGACCTGGCAGCAAAATGGATTTTCATTCCGCTGCAAGGCAGCCTGACCACGGACGGGGTGGTGAATTACCGCGAGCTTTTCCTCTGGCCGACGGGAATGTCACTGGCTGCTGCCGTGCTGCTTCTGTTCGCCTTCTGGCCACCGAAGGATCTGGATGCTCCGGCTGAAGTGGGGCATTAA
- a CDS encoding efflux RND transporter periplasmic adaptor subunit, producing MTAALSITEVVGEAPSSTDDIVPSALRSDLAISHQLFEGRAFAIIKDPLSLKYFRLPAEDYALAALFDGRRSVRQIRETFSRSHPHTGLAQNEDALTQRIVAFATELLTAGFLEATAAGARRQLELKRLRHKPLTPWGLFMKALFLKIPLWDPDVLLIRMERHMRWIWSWGGFALSMIILLAGIAVFAVNFPRIAPSLNDFLSLPNLALVWVLTILVKVIHEFGHGLTCKHYGGEVHEMGAMLLVFSPFLYADVTDSYLFPKRRHRILVAAAGIYIELIIAAIATLLWAVSQPGPTQQLLFNLMLITSVWTILFNANPLMKFDGYYMLTDILGVPNLRAKAQMCVSDLFRRVFFGGGTPPAVERLLPRKNRGWFVLYSITAQLYLLQITLGIAMIFHFLLEPYGLSWLGDAIGAGAVVSMLIVPVSSFFKKQFAQSASTPGAWRRPLRAFGLLAVIIAGLLFCPWQIKVERPAVLRPVRAEWIRAEVPGRMVEIKVVAGQTVAAGDVVAVLSNVQLTSEVEKSRLLVERARRQLDMTLGADAPAYYQQAKAALAEQEVALAESERLAAKLTLRATETGIVLTPDLERLMAGSMRPGDALCEIAPLQPLQLFIPLNERHARHIRAGQKVELRVPARSTRTYEGQVTEDLKTAPATELPPNLIATLGGDVAAQPDADGNLMPLEVTYGVLVSLPNADASLRPGMTGTARIHGDTLRIWQVLWLEVLDFVSLDYRL from the coding sequence ATGACAGCGGCACTGTCCATCACTGAGGTCGTCGGGGAGGCCCCCTCATCCACGGATGACATCGTGCCATCGGCCCTCAGGTCAGACCTGGCCATCAGCCATCAACTTTTCGAAGGCCGCGCTTTCGCCATCATTAAGGATCCGCTCTCGCTCAAATACTTCCGTCTGCCTGCGGAGGATTATGCGCTGGCCGCCCTCTTCGACGGCAGGCGCTCCGTCCGCCAGATCCGCGAGACCTTTTCCCGCAGCCATCCGCACACCGGTCTGGCTCAAAATGAGGATGCACTCACGCAGCGCATCGTTGCTTTTGCCACGGAACTTCTCACCGCAGGATTTCTAGAAGCCACCGCTGCCGGTGCCCGCCGCCAGCTTGAGCTGAAGCGCCTGCGCCACAAGCCCTTGACCCCGTGGGGCCTGTTCATGAAGGCGCTGTTTTTGAAGATCCCGTTGTGGGATCCAGATGTGCTGCTCATCCGCATGGAGCGCCACATGCGCTGGATATGGAGCTGGGGAGGCTTCGCTCTCAGCATGATCATTCTGCTGGCGGGTATCGCCGTGTTTGCGGTGAATTTTCCACGCATCGCCCCGTCTCTGAATGACTTCCTCAGCCTGCCGAATCTGGCCCTCGTCTGGGTGCTCACCATTCTGGTCAAGGTTATCCATGAATTTGGTCACGGCCTCACGTGCAAGCACTACGGCGGCGAGGTCCATGAAATGGGGGCCATGCTCCTTGTCTTCAGCCCTTTTCTGTATGCCGATGTCACCGACAGCTACTTGTTCCCCAAACGGCGGCATCGTATTCTTGTCGCTGCGGCAGGCATCTACATTGAGCTCATCATCGCGGCCATTGCCACCCTTCTTTGGGCGGTCTCGCAGCCAGGTCCCACACAGCAGCTTCTGTTTAACCTCATGCTCATCACCAGTGTGTGGACCATCCTTTTTAATGCGAACCCGCTGATGAAGTTCGACGGCTATTACATGCTCACCGACATCCTCGGCGTGCCGAATCTGCGTGCGAAGGCGCAGATGTGCGTCAGCGACCTTTTTCGCCGGGTCTTCTTCGGCGGCGGCACGCCCCCGGCGGTGGAAAGGCTGCTGCCACGGAAAAATCGTGGATGGTTCGTCTTGTATAGCATCACCGCCCAGCTCTACCTGCTGCAGATCACCCTCGGCATTGCGATGATCTTCCATTTCCTGCTGGAGCCTTATGGCCTGAGCTGGCTGGGGGATGCCATCGGTGCTGGGGCGGTGGTCTCCATGTTAATCGTGCCCGTGAGCAGCTTCTTCAAAAAACAGTTCGCCCAGTCCGCCTCCACCCCGGGTGCCTGGCGGCGGCCGCTGCGTGCCTTTGGCCTGCTGGCGGTGATCATTGCCGGCCTCCTGTTCTGCCCCTGGCAGATCAAGGTGGAACGCCCCGCCGTGCTCCGTCCCGTACGGGCTGAATGGATTCGCGCTGAAGTTCCTGGCCGGATGGTGGAGATCAAAGTGGTCGCTGGACAAACCGTCGCGGCAGGTGATGTCGTGGCCGTCCTGTCCAATGTCCAATTGACCAGCGAGGTGGAAAAGAGCCGCCTCCTGGTCGAGCGCGCCCGCCGCCAGCTTGACATGACTCTTGGTGCCGATGCCCCCGCTTATTACCAGCAGGCCAAAGCCGCCCTCGCCGAGCAAGAAGTGGCCCTGGCTGAGTCGGAGCGCCTGGCCGCTAAGCTCACCCTCCGGGCCACGGAAACCGGCATCGTCCTGACACCGGATTTGGAGCGCCTCATGGCTGGCAGCATGCGCCCTGGCGATGCCCTCTGCGAGATCGCCCCGCTGCAGCCGCTCCAGCTTTTTATCCCGCTCAATGAACGCCACGCCCGCCACATCCGCGCTGGGCAAAAGGTGGAACTGCGTGTCCCTGCGCGGTCCACGCGAACCTATGAAGGCCAGGTCACCGAAGATCTGAAAACCGCCCCTGCCACCGAGCTGCCGCCCAACCTCATCGCCACCCTCGGCGGAGATGTCGCGGCCCAGCCCGATGCCGACGGCAATCTTATGCCGTTGGAGGTCACGTATGGTGTCCTCGTCTCCCTGCCCAACGCAGACGCCAGCCTGCGCCCCGGTATGACCGGCACCGCCCGCATTCATGGCGATACCCTCCGCATCTGGCAGGTCCTGTGGCTGGAGGTGCTGGACTTCGTCAGCCTGGATTATCGTCTGTAA
- a CDS encoding redoxin domain-containing protein, with product MKRAPLFLALLVSGNFLGQPAAAKTGIAAFDNLDKNEDGLLTADEVTNPRWMRFLDQDGNGSVTLAEATEAMLKLRKKGEPVPDTTPVKPASEDPALTEAPVILKGSEHGVGHLVPDLTLKDSSGKEQPFSQHLAEGQGIILAFFGATCPISGKLGPELARLEKDAAAKKIRMLLVCPVATETIEDIQKFTAVHSLKSPVIHDAEGRLTATLAATTTTEVFLLDAARTLVYRGAVNDQYGLGYSKDKPNKTYLRDAIAAMLRNEVPAIAATTAPGCELDFKKEAAIAQTSVTYHHQISRILQANCVECHRKDAVGPFSLESYEDVIENAGMIRKQVERGVMPPWFAAAPPDGQHSPWLNDVSLSPQDKTDLLTWLASDRPLGNPADAPKPRQFPEEWSIGQPDLIVQLPKPVSIKAEGVMPYQFVTTTTTLEEDRWVQGYEIMPTDRSVVHHVIVQVHPKGSNVRDRGEGAEGYWAAYVPGNAARVWPDGFAKKLPAGATVSFQIHYTPNGKKTQDQLRMGLVFANAEPRYVVHTAAVAHPRLNIPAGEGNHIEVKEQTVPRDMNVMAFMAHMHVRGKAFKFEVTPPGGEREVLLDIPRYDFNWQLRYDCAVPKFLAKGSKVKITAVFDNSENNPANPDPTKNVRWGQQTYDEMMIGYFEYYTPNNRDVAAK from the coding sequence ATGAAACGCGCTCCTCTGTTCTTAGCCCTCCTTGTCTCGGGAAATTTCCTCGGCCAGCCGGCTGCCGCTAAAACCGGCATCGCGGCTTTCGACAACCTGGATAAAAACGAAGACGGCCTGCTGACGGCGGATGAGGTGACGAATCCCCGCTGGATGCGCTTTCTGGACCAGGACGGCAACGGCAGCGTCACCCTGGCGGAGGCGACTGAGGCCATGCTGAAACTGCGCAAAAAAGGCGAGCCCGTGCCCGACACCACCCCGGTGAAACCAGCCAGCGAAGATCCCGCCCTGACGGAAGCACCAGTCATTTTAAAAGGCTCCGAGCATGGCGTGGGCCACCTCGTCCCGGATCTCACGCTGAAAGACAGCAGCGGCAAAGAGCAACCATTCAGCCAGCATCTGGCGGAAGGGCAGGGCATCATCCTCGCCTTTTTCGGCGCCACCTGTCCCATCAGTGGCAAGCTGGGGCCGGAACTGGCGCGCTTGGAAAAGGATGCCGCCGCCAAAAAGATCCGCATGCTTCTCGTCTGTCCCGTCGCCACGGAAACGATTGAGGACATTCAAAAATTCACCGCTGTCCACAGCCTGAAGTCCCCCGTCATCCATGATGCGGAGGGCCGGCTGACCGCCACACTGGCCGCCACCACCACCACGGAGGTCTTTCTTCTCGATGCCGCCCGCACGCTCGTCTATCGTGGTGCCGTCAATGACCAGTACGGACTGGGTTATTCCAAGGACAAGCCTAACAAGACGTATCTTCGCGATGCCATCGCCGCCATGCTGCGCAACGAGGTCCCGGCCATCGCCGCCACCACCGCACCAGGTTGCGAACTGGACTTCAAAAAAGAGGCCGCTATCGCCCAGACCTCCGTCACTTATCATCACCAGATCTCCCGAATCCTGCAGGCCAACTGCGTGGAGTGTCATCGCAAGGATGCCGTTGGCCCTTTCAGCCTGGAGAGCTATGAGGATGTTATTGAGAATGCAGGCATGATCCGCAAGCAGGTGGAGCGCGGGGTCATGCCACCCTGGTTCGCCGCCGCGCCGCCGGACGGCCAGCACTCCCCGTGGCTGAATGACGTCTCTCTTTCTCCTCAGGATAAAACGGATCTGCTCACCTGGCTGGCCAGCGACCGTCCCCTGGGCAATCCCGCCGATGCGCCGAAGCCGCGTCAGTTTCCTGAAGAATGGTCCATCGGCCAGCCGGACCTGATTGTGCAACTCCCGAAACCCGTCAGCATCAAGGCCGAAGGTGTCATGCCTTATCAGTTCGTCACCACCACCACCACCCTGGAGGAGGACCGCTGGGTGCAGGGATACGAGATCATGCCCACGGACCGAAGTGTGGTCCACCACGTCATCGTCCAGGTGCATCCCAAAGGCAGCAACGTGCGCGACCGGGGTGAAGGAGCGGAAGGTTACTGGGCTGCCTATGTACCTGGAAATGCCGCCCGTGTCTGGCCGGATGGCTTTGCCAAAAAGCTGCCCGCCGGTGCCACGGTGAGTTTTCAGATTCATTACACCCCCAATGGCAAAAAGACTCAGGACCAGCTCCGCATGGGCCTCGTCTTTGCCAATGCGGAACCACGTTACGTGGTCCATACTGCTGCTGTCGCCCATCCACGTTTAAACATCCCCGCTGGCGAGGGCAATCATATCGAGGTGAAAGAGCAGACGGTGCCCCGTGACATGAACGTCATGGCCTTCATGGCCCACATGCATGTGCGCGGTAAAGCCTTCAAGTTTGAGGTCACCCCTCCTGGCGGCGAGAGAGAAGTCCTGCTGGACATACCCCGTTATGACTTCAACTGGCAGCTACGATATGACTGCGCCGTGCCCAAGTTTCTGGCCAAAGGCAGCAAGGTGAAAATCACCGCCGTTTTTGACAACAGCGAAAACAACCCCGCCAACCCCGATCCCACCAAAAACGTCCGCTGGGGCCAGCAGACCTATGATGAAATGATGATCGGCTACTTTGAATACTACACACCGAACAACCGGGATGTGGCAGCGAAGTGA
- a CDS encoding N-acetylmuramic acid 6-phosphate etherase, producing the protein MKPAPPVTSPVLLGIEGGGTRTTVRLVDGTGSTLKAFQAQPAVLSLMTDRELRWHLRDIAGRLPLKPEAIGIGLAGARTAADQERLRRATVRVWPGIPCVATNDLETALAAAPAPTQEIPRVLVLSGTGSCCFGRTPDGRTAKVGGRGHIIGDRGSACDIGLRALRAVMADLDHRGRMGPLGAAMLNALMFNDPDQLIPWSVHAPKTEIAQLAITVFAVAEQKDALAKKILSDSAAMLAEDACACASQLMEVGGPMEFILNGGVMLRNPGFMKDVTRRIRACWPKAQVSPLKGPSVFGAVNLARAAFSNASPAPRRVTREIKVTSSSLELPASIADLAVLKESPTEKRNPRSMKLDRLGIVKGIELMLSEDALIPDAILKEKRAISQVVAQVVRAFENGGRLFYAGAGTSGRLGVLDASEIPPTFRAPREQVQGIIAGGRQALWSAVEGAEDDAQAGATAMKHRQLGRDDVLLGIAASGRTPFVWGAIHEANERGAFTALLCFNPAIRTATKKIPHDAWKPKVLIIPNVGPEVLTGSTRLKSGTATKLVLNLITTLAMTQVGKVISNLMVDLNPSNVKLRDRALRILAELTGCSQDESRAALQATGWQVKEAYERLK; encoded by the coding sequence ATGAAACCCGCTCCTCCCGTGACATCTCCTGTGCTGCTCGGCATCGAGGGCGGCGGCACGCGGACAACGGTGCGGCTGGTGGATGGAACAGGCAGCACGTTGAAAGCCTTTCAGGCGCAGCCGGCGGTGCTCTCCCTGATGACCGACCGGGAACTGCGCTGGCACTTGCGGGACATCGCGGGGCGGCTGCCGCTCAAGCCCGAGGCCATCGGCATCGGACTCGCCGGAGCGCGGACGGCGGCGGACCAGGAGCGTCTGCGGCGGGCCACGGTGAGGGTGTGGCCGGGGATCCCCTGCGTGGCCACGAATGACCTGGAGACGGCGCTGGCAGCGGCTCCTGCACCAACCCAGGAGATACCGAGAGTGCTGGTGCTCAGCGGTACGGGTTCCTGCTGTTTTGGCCGGACACCGGATGGCCGCACGGCCAAAGTGGGCGGGCGCGGGCACATCATCGGAGACCGGGGCAGCGCCTGTGACATCGGCCTGCGTGCGCTGCGGGCGGTGATGGCAGACCTGGACCACCGGGGGCGCATGGGTCCGCTGGGGGCAGCGATGCTGAATGCGCTGATGTTTAATGATCCCGACCAGCTCATCCCCTGGTCAGTCCATGCACCCAAGACGGAGATCGCCCAGCTTGCCATCACAGTCTTTGCCGTGGCGGAACAAAAGGATGCACTGGCCAAAAAGATCCTCAGTGATTCCGCTGCGATGCTGGCGGAGGATGCCTGTGCCTGCGCCAGCCAGCTTATGGAAGTGGGTGGGCCGATGGAGTTTATCCTCAATGGCGGCGTGATGCTGAGGAATCCTGGCTTCATGAAGGATGTGACGCGGCGTATCCGGGCCTGCTGGCCAAAAGCACAAGTGAGCCCGCTCAAAGGGCCGTCTGTCTTTGGCGCAGTGAACCTGGCGAGGGCGGCGTTTTCGAATGCCTCCCCTGCCCCGAGGCGCGTGACGCGAGAGATCAAGGTAACTTCATCATCGTTGGAGCTTCCCGCTTCCATCGCAGACCTGGCGGTGCTGAAGGAATCCCCCACAGAGAAGCGCAATCCACGCTCCATGAAGCTGGATCGCTTGGGCATCGTCAAGGGCATCGAACTGATGCTAAGTGAGGATGCCCTGATCCCTGATGCCATCCTCAAAGAGAAGCGGGCGATCAGCCAGGTGGTGGCGCAGGTGGTGCGGGCATTTGAAAACGGAGGCCGTCTTTTTTATGCCGGTGCAGGCACCAGCGGCAGGCTGGGGGTGCTGGATGCGAGCGAGATCCCGCCCACCTTCCGTGCGCCCAGGGAGCAGGTCCAAGGGATCATTGCAGGCGGGCGGCAGGCATTGTGGAGTGCTGTGGAAGGCGCGGAAGATGATGCGCAGGCCGGGGCCACGGCGATGAAGCATCGCCAGCTAGGCCGGGACGATGTGCTTCTTGGCATCGCGGCCAGCGGCCGGACGCCCTTTGTGTGGGGAGCCATTCATGAGGCCAATGAGCGTGGCGCTTTCACGGCCCTGCTTTGTTTTAACCCGGCCATCCGCACAGCGACAAAGAAGATCCCTCACGACGCCTGGAAACCGAAGGTGCTCATCATCCCCAATGTGGGTCCGGAAGTACTCACCGGCTCCACCCGGCTGAAATCCGGCACCGCGACGAAACTGGTGCTCAACCTCATCACCACCCTGGCCATGACCCAGGTGGGCAAGGTGATCAGCAACCTGATGGTGGACCTAAACCCTTCGAATGTGAAGTTGCGTGACCGTGCCCTGCGCATCCTGGCGGAGCTGACGGGATGCAGCCAGGACGAGTCAAGGGCGGCGCTGCAAGCAACGGGCTGGCAGGTGAAGGAGGCTTATGAGAGGCTGAAGTGA
- a CDS encoding efflux RND transporter periplasmic adaptor subunit yields the protein MRLFFSTLRICLPLVMLATVVQAGVVPGLILPLHEVKVGTPVEGLVREILVDEGDTVESGQPLVHLVDDLEKLDVERAEKVLEKAKFDHEAAQKLLKENIGTREEALRKSIEHDLARIQRDAAVVRVKQKTLTAPLQGVVVSRGKEPGEAVQLHEVLLQIVHIRQVEAQFYLEPAQALNLKMGDQKKLLVPSLPEPGEITGEVVFLDPRLDAESGLYRVKLRVDNADLRLKAGMRVEADFAKP from the coding sequence ATGCGTCTTTTCTTCTCCACACTCCGCATCTGTCTGCCGCTGGTAATGCTTGCCACAGTTGTCCAGGCCGGTGTGGTGCCTGGTCTCATTCTGCCCCTGCATGAGGTCAAAGTTGGCACTCCGGTGGAAGGCCTGGTCCGTGAGATCCTGGTGGATGAAGGCGATACCGTCGAGTCCGGCCAGCCCCTCGTCCATCTCGTTGATGACTTGGAAAAGCTGGATGTCGAGCGCGCGGAAAAGGTGTTGGAGAAAGCCAAGTTTGATCACGAAGCCGCGCAAAAGCTGCTCAAGGAAAACATCGGCACCCGCGAGGAAGCGCTGCGCAAAAGCATTGAGCATGACCTGGCCCGCATCCAGCGGGATGCCGCCGTCGTGAGGGTGAAGCAAAAGACGCTTACCGCCCCGCTGCAAGGCGTCGTCGTCAGCCGGGGCAAGGAGCCGGGTGAGGCCGTGCAGCTTCATGAAGTGCTGCTGCAAATCGTCCACATTCGCCAGGTGGAAGCGCAGTTTTATCTGGAGCCCGCCCAGGCGCTGAATTTGAAAATGGGAGATCAAAAAAAGCTCCTGGTCCCCTCTTTGCCCGAGCCGGGCGAGATCACTGGCGAAGTCGTTTTCCTCGATCCCCGGCTGGATGCGGAAAGCGGCCTCTACCGGGTCAAGCTGCGCGTGGACAATGCGGACCTCCGCCTCAAGGCCGGCATGAGGGTGGAGGCAGATTTCGCCAAACCATAA
- a CDS encoding aspartate/glutamate racemase family protein codes for MKLGFLLSLSLSASMFAAEPLVENFIKHGKANSAGTVAYSYDASVYSPDADLKDLPIGVFDSGIGGLTVLEAILTLDAYHNDTLNPGADGRPDFENERFIYFGDQANMPYGNYSSAGKTDYLRELILKDATFLLGRRWFDPKSQTFRQDKPPVKAVVIACNTATAYGIEDIRAIFQAWKVPVKVVGVVEAGARGVQESRPAASGSIGVLATVGTCASGAYPRVIGQTLGLAGRPVPSITQQGSIALAGVIEGDPVFTQSVGDCAYDDIRALLEAHRKTANPLPLSTLVLGCTHFPLAKAELTAALTAHRMDPAFSSLIAPEVTFVDPAEWTARELFRTLASARLRRRPPPTEPDLFYLSFPNPLRKNLPLTPEGGLEKDFKYGRETGALDREDTVNAPLRRDDLPAVGRKLVEGRLPAVWKSMGSR; via the coding sequence ATGAAACTTGGCTTCCTGTTATCCCTCAGCCTCAGCGCCTCGATGTTTGCCGCAGAGCCGCTGGTTGAAAACTTCATCAAACATGGAAAGGCTAACTCCGCAGGCACTGTCGCCTACAGTTACGATGCCTCGGTTTATTCACCGGATGCTGACCTCAAAGACCTGCCCATCGGCGTCTTCGATTCCGGCATCGGCGGACTCACCGTTTTGGAAGCGATCCTGACATTGGATGCCTATCACAATGACACGCTAAACCCCGGCGCGGATGGACGGCCTGATTTCGAGAATGAGCGCTTCATCTACTTTGGCGATCAGGCCAACATGCCCTACGGCAACTACTCCAGCGCTGGCAAAACCGACTACCTCCGGGAGCTGATTCTCAAAGACGCCACCTTTCTGCTGGGCCGCCGATGGTTCGACCCGAAGAGCCAGACCTTCCGCCAGGACAAGCCGCCGGTAAAAGCCGTGGTCATCGCGTGCAACACCGCCACAGCCTATGGAATCGAAGACATTAGGGCCATTTTTCAAGCCTGGAAGGTCCCGGTCAAAGTCGTCGGCGTGGTCGAAGCTGGAGCCCGTGGCGTGCAAGAATCCAGACCCGCAGCCTCCGGCAGCATCGGTGTGCTGGCCACCGTCGGCACCTGTGCCAGCGGAGCCTATCCGCGCGTCATCGGCCAGACACTGGGCCTCGCAGGCAGACCCGTTCCCTCCATCACCCAGCAGGGCAGCATCGCCCTGGCTGGGGTCATTGAGGGCGATCCCGTCTTCACGCAATCCGTCGGCGACTGCGCCTATGATGACATCCGCGCCCTGCTGGAGGCTCATCGCAAAACGGCCAATCCCCTTCCCCTCAGCACCCTGGTTCTCGGCTGCACCCATTTCCCCTTGGCCAAAGCCGAGCTCACCGCCGCACTGACCGCCCATCGCATGGACCCCGCCTTCAGCAGCCTCATCGCCCCCGAGGTCACTTTTGTGGATCCCGCCGAATGGACCGCCCGTGAGCTCTTCCGCACCCTCGCCTCCGCCCGCCTGCGTCGCCGCCCCCCGCCCACAGAACCCGATTTGTTCTACCTCTCCTTCCCCAACCCGCTCAGAAAAAACCTCCCCCTCACCCCGGAAGGCGGTCTGGAAAAAGACTTCAAATACGGTCGCGAGACCGGTGCCCTGGATCGCGAAGACACCGTCAATGCCCCCCTCCGTCGCGATGACCTCCCCGCCGTCGGCCGCAAGCTCGTCGAAGGCCGCCTGCCCGCCGTCTGGAAAAGCATGGGCAGCCGTTAG
- a CDS encoding PQQ-binding-like beta-propeller repeat protein gives MKLLLHPLCAFALFAFFSSAEIKGQTAGDWVHSRGNEAMTGVSAVELRYPLELAWQFKMQEKPKGQAEMLVSSAVVRNAKVYAGCKDGKFYALDLATGEKKWEVTAKGGFDGAASFAGDLVVAGCQDGFVYAWNAETGAEVWKYETDAEIHAASNTWTDPKTGVQKILIGSYDYNVYCLDAKTGKKEWAAETGYYINGGAAVGDGVVVFGGCDSVLHVHDVMTGEEKRQIEVGSYIGNNVAIADGVVYVSHYGSRVGAYNLEDGALIWEYGQREFEFYAGPAIWENGVFVGGRDRRFHAIDRVKGTMLWEYRCRGRVDSSAVICAGKAALFGSDDGYVYALDLKEGKELWQYEIGASVKTSPAVAGDYVLFGADDGMMYCFKNAPAK, from the coding sequence ATGAAGCTCCTTCTCCATCCCTTGTGTGCCTTCGCCCTGTTTGCCTTCTTTTCGAGCGCTGAGATCAAAGGGCAGACGGCGGGAGATTGGGTCCATTCGCGTGGCAATGAGGCGATGACGGGGGTCTCGGCAGTGGAATTGCGTTATCCACTGGAACTGGCCTGGCAGTTCAAGATGCAGGAGAAGCCCAAAGGGCAGGCGGAAATGCTGGTTAGCAGTGCGGTGGTGCGTAATGCCAAAGTTTATGCTGGGTGCAAAGACGGCAAGTTTTATGCTCTTGATCTGGCGACGGGTGAAAAGAAGTGGGAGGTGACGGCCAAAGGTGGTTTTGATGGTGCGGCCTCGTTTGCAGGAGATCTGGTGGTGGCAGGCTGCCAGGATGGTTTTGTCTATGCCTGGAATGCGGAAACTGGAGCGGAGGTGTGGAAGTACGAAACGGATGCGGAGATCCATGCGGCCTCCAATACCTGGACCGATCCAAAAACCGGGGTGCAGAAAATCCTCATCGGCAGCTATGACTACAACGTCTATTGCCTGGATGCGAAGACGGGGAAAAAGGAATGGGCGGCGGAGACGGGTTATTACATCAATGGCGGTGCGGCGGTGGGGGATGGGGTGGTGGTCTTTGGCGGCTGTGACAGCGTGCTGCACGTGCATGATGTGATGACCGGTGAGGAGAAGCGGCAGATCGAGGTGGGCTCCTACATTGGCAACAACGTGGCCATTGCTGACGGAGTCGTGTATGTTTCCCATTATGGCAGCCGCGTGGGGGCGTATAACCTGGAAGACGGGGCGCTCATCTGGGAATACGGGCAGCGGGAATTTGAATTTTATGCCGGGCCGGCGATCTGGGAAAACGGGGTGTTTGTCGGCGGGCGCGACCGTCGTTTCCATGCCATTGACCGGGTGAAGGGAACCATGCTGTGGGAATACCGCTGCCGCGGGCGTGTGGACAGCAGCGCGGTGATTTGCGCGGGGAAAGCGGCCTTGTTTGGCAGCGATGACGGTTATGTGTATGCGCTGGATCTCAAGGAGGGCAAGGAGCTGTGGCAGTATGAAATCGGCGCCTCGGTGAAAACATCGCCCGCTGTGGCGGGGGACTATGTGCTCTTTGGTGCGGATGACGGGATGATGTATTGCTTTAAAAACGCGCCAGCTAAATAA